A genomic segment from Oncorhynchus clarkii lewisi isolate Uvic-CL-2024 chromosome 12, UVic_Ocla_1.0, whole genome shotgun sequence encodes:
- the LOC139421863 gene encoding vimentin-like isoform X2: MRGSSYSQKSQSLQVSGARSSMRVQSPSPSRCRGSSYNNRGRSGYQDGHMSSAVELGTEIHQVHANEKEEMQELNVRFAGYIEKVQALEQRNALLMAELAALQGRFKGGPTGIGEEYNLKFKEMRELIEALTNEKGAADIERGYIEEEVEVWRMKLEEELALKEEAEMILREFRQDVDNATLQKAELEKSVEQLVAEIEFLKKLHDEEVADLMKQIEDSKVTTELDGDRPDLAAYLRNMRAEIETVAAKNVQEAEKWYKGKFETLKEVAGKKEEQMKSMKEEITTFHNQVTDLQNQIDGLRARNAALEQQLEDMEMAHMDKVGGLEGIIAQLEHQLCETKMEMGKYLADYQELLHIKLKLDAEIAVYRKLLEGEESRLGISAGKQPEA; this comes from the exons ATGAGAGGATCTTCCTATTCCCAGAAATCCCAGTCCCTGCAGGTGAGTGGGGCACGCAGCAGTATGCGAGTTCAGAGCCCCTCTCCCTCCCGGTGCCGTGGATCCTCGTACAACAACCGTGGACGCTCCGGATACCAGGACGGCCACATGTCCTCGGCCGTGGAGTTGGGCACAGAGATACACCAGGTCCATGCCAACgagaaggaggagatgcaggAGCTAAACGTGAGGTTTGCAGGCTACATCGAAAAAGTACAGGCCCTTGAACAGAGGAACGCCCTGCTGATGGCCGAGCTGGCTGCGCTACAGGGCCGCTTCAAGGGAGGCCCCACCGGCATCGGAGAAGAGTACAACCTCAAGTTCAAGGAGATGAGGGAGCTGATCGAAGCCTTGACCAATGAGAAGGGAGCTGCTGATATCGAGAGGGGATAcattgaggaggaggtggaggtgtggAGAATGAAACTGGAAGAGGAGCTGGCACTGAAAG AGGAGGCAGAGATGATCCTGAGGGAATTCCGCCAAGACGTTGACAATGCCACTCTGCAGAAGGCTGAGCTCGAGAAGAGTGTCGAACAGCTGGTGGCCGAGATTGAGTTCCTCAAGAAGTTGCATGACGAGGAAGTTGCCGACCTCATGAAGCAGATCGAGGACTCCAAGGTGACCACGGAACTCGACGGTGACCGCCCCGACCTCGCCGCCTACCTCCGCAACATGCGCGCCGAGATTGAGACTGTGGCGGCCAAGAACGTCCAGGAAGCCGAGAAGTGGTACAAGGGCAAGTTTGAAACCCTCAAAGAAGTCGCCGGCAAGAAAGAAGAGCAGATGAAGTCCATGAAAGAAGAGATCACCACCTTCCACAACCAGGTGACAGACCTCCAGAACCAGATCGACGGGCTGAGGGCAAGAAACGCGGCCCTGGAGCAGCAGCTGGAGGACATGGAGATGGCCCACATGGATAAGGTTGGAGGCCTGGAGGGCATCATTGCTCAGCTGGAGCACCAGCTCTGCGAGACCAAGATGGAGATGGGCAAGTACCTGGCCGACTACCAAGAGCTGCTGCACATCAAGCTGAAGCTGGACGCTGAAATCGCCGTCTACAGGAAGctgctggagggagaggagagcaggctgGGGATCTCTGCAGGGAAACAACCAGAAGCTTAA
- the LOC139421863 gene encoding vimentin-like isoform X1, which produces MILREFRQDVDNATLQKAELEKSVEQLVAEIEFLKKLHDEEVADLMKQIEDSKVTTELDGDRPDLAAYLRNMRAEIETVAAKNVQEAEKWYKGKFETLKEVAGKKEEQMKSMKEEITTFHNQVTDLQNQIDGLRARNAALEQQLEDMEMAHMDKVGGLEGIIAQLEHQLCETKMEMGKYLADYQELLHIKLKLDAEIAVYRKLLEGEESRLGISAGKQPEA; this is translated from the coding sequence ATGATCCTGAGGGAATTCCGCCAAGACGTTGACAATGCCACTCTGCAGAAGGCTGAGCTCGAGAAGAGTGTCGAACAGCTGGTGGCCGAGATTGAGTTCCTCAAGAAGTTGCATGACGAGGAAGTTGCCGACCTCATGAAGCAGATCGAGGACTCCAAGGTGACCACGGAACTCGACGGTGACCGCCCCGACCTCGCCGCCTACCTCCGCAACATGCGCGCCGAGATTGAGACTGTGGCGGCCAAGAACGTCCAGGAAGCCGAGAAGTGGTACAAGGGCAAGTTTGAAACCCTCAAAGAAGTCGCCGGCAAGAAAGAAGAGCAGATGAAGTCCATGAAAGAAGAGATCACCACCTTCCACAACCAGGTGACAGACCTCCAGAACCAGATCGACGGGCTGAGGGCAAGAAACGCGGCCCTGGAGCAGCAGCTGGAGGACATGGAGATGGCCCACATGGATAAGGTTGGAGGCCTGGAGGGCATCATTGCTCAGCTGGAGCACCAGCTCTGCGAGACCAAGATGGAGATGGGCAAGTACCTGGCCGACTACCAAGAGCTGCTGCACATCAAGCTGAAGCTGGACGCTGAAATCGCCGTCTACAGGAAGctgctggagggagaggagagcaggctgGGGATCTCTGCAGGGAAACAACCAGAAGCTTAA